AAGCGATTGTGGTGGCATGATCGGCCAAAGCGCCGGCTTGCTGGAGTGCTTCAATCCAAAGCTGCCAATCGTCACCACCCATGACACGAATGGTATCATCGATTTCCTTCTCGGCTGCAGGCTCGATAGAAATTTGGCTGACCTCACCCGTATGAAAGTTTACGGTTTTATTCGTGTAGGTATCTCCTATAGGTTTAATTACGGAGTTATAAACTTCACCAGTTACAGGATCTGTTCGGCGAGCTGAAGCAACGCTGTAGATGACGAGATCAACTTGTCCCAACTCACTGCGGATCAGTTGTATAGTTCTTTCCTTCGTCTCCTTGGAGAAGGCATCACCAGTTACACTGAAGGATTGAAGCCCGGCTTTCTCTGCAAGCTCTTCAAAAGCTGCTGAATTGTACCATCCAGCAGACGCTGTACGGGCTCCGTTGCTGCTGCTCTGACGGTAGACGCCTATTGTGCTAGCTCCAGCCCCAAAGGCGGCTGTAATCCGTGAGGCGAGGCCGTATCCTGTAGAGGCACCAATGACAAGCACCTTGCGCGGTCCTTTAATCTCGGGTTGTGTCTGAATATATTCGATTTGCCGCTCTACTTGACGAGCGCATCCTTGCGGATGTGCGGTAGTACAGATAAAGCCGCGTGTTCTAGGTTTGATAATCATGATAATGGTTTCCTCTCTTTCATGAAAAGCAGGCTAATGATACTCGGTAGTTCTAATTTTAACAATTTTCATTCAAATGGAGAAGGCTTGTTTATTGTGTGTAACTTATTTCTTAATGGTGGTGAGACCTTGGAAAGTTTTACTAAAACGAAAATATCAACAGAGCAACAGAATGATCTGGTCGGTGCCGCTTTTGGAAGTCATGTGAGCATTGATCGAAGTACCGAGCTGACGGGAGGTTATTTTAACGCAGCCTATGATCTTCTTTTATCAGACGGAAGAGCTATGATTCTTAAGATAGCGCCATCCGATGAAACAGACACCCTAAGTTATGAGCACGATATTATGGCTGTCGAGGTTGCGGCAATGCGATTGATGAAGTCAAAAGGAACAGTACCTGTGCCTGAGGTATACGCTTATGATAACAGTAAAAAATTGATTTCGAGTGAGTTTTTTTTCATGGAGAAAATAGTTGGTCAGCCCTATAATGAGATTAAGGAAGAACTAAGTCCGCAGCAGAGAATAAGTATTGAGACAGAGTTAGGTCATTATTGTCAGTTAATTAATGAGATTCATGGTGAACGTTTCGGATTATATAGTGCGTCCACACCAGTAAAGGGAACTTCATGGCGGGAAACATTTCAGCTTTTGATAACGAACTTGCTTGAAGATGCACGTCGTTTAAAGGCAGAGATGCCCATTCCGATTGAAACCATTGAGGCAGAGATCATAAGCCGCTTACATGTTATGGATGTAGTCACTGAGCCTCGTCTTGTACACTGGGACTTATGGGATGGCAATGTATTCGTGCGAGAGGGCCGCATTGTTGCATTGATTGATTGGGAACGGGCACTTTGGGGCGATCCGCTTATGGAGTATTATTTTCGCTATATAGAGAATTCAGAGCATTTTTGCAGAGGTTACGGAAATAGCT
This Paenibacillus sp. FSL R5-0345 DNA region includes the following protein-coding sequences:
- a CDS encoding phosphotransferase family protein — its product is MESFTKTKISTEQQNDLVGAAFGSHVSIDRSTELTGGYFNAAYDLLLSDGRAMILKIAPSDETDTLSYEHDIMAVEVAAMRLMKSKGTVPVPEVYAYDNSKKLISSEFFFMEKIVGQPYNEIKEELSPQQRISIETELGHYCQLINEIHGERFGLYSASTPVKGTSWRETFQLLITNLLEDARRLKAEMPIPIETIEAEIISRLHVMDVVTEPRLVHWDLWDGNVFVREGRIVALIDWERALWGDPLMEYYFRYIENSEHFCRGYGNSFDNPNECARKKLYDLYIDLIYFIECYSRNYDSQGHFKWAHENLLEGWKRFMA
- the fabV gene encoding enoyl-ACP reductase FabV; its protein translation is MIIKPRTRGFICTTAHPQGCARQVERQIEYIQTQPEIKGPRKVLVIGASTGYGLASRITAAFGAGASTIGVYRQSSSNGARTASAGWYNSAAFEELAEKAGLQSFSVTGDAFSKETKERTIQLIRSELGQVDLVIYSVASARRTDPVTGEVYNSVIKPIGDTYTNKTVNFHTGEVSQISIEPAAEKEIDDTIRVMGGDDWQLWIEALQQAGALADHATTIAFSYIGPEITQSVYRKGTIGRAKDHLESTAHTLNEELSSIGGRAYVAVTKGLVTQSSSAIPVVPLYTSALYKVMKEKGLHEGCIEQTYRLFTERLYAVEGTPVDEEGRIRIDDWELSPAVQHQVSQIWDELSTDNIYELTDLESYKQEFFQLFGFETEGVDYEAETDPDVTITNLR